From a region of the Nyctibius grandis isolate bNycGra1 chromosome 10, bNycGra1.pri, whole genome shotgun sequence genome:
- the IL4 gene encoding interleukin-4, with translation MSIPVPVLLTLLVLAACWGHPATLPQTSTLLKESIRLLSELLETKVSCDKMNVTNIFAGNEKDNDMEILCKAATVAWEGQSCHRHLEGIYLNLLRLVQRKSGVHKAPCPVAAGNTTSLTEFLGDLRRVLQRLVKG, from the exons ATGAGCATCCCGGTCCCGGTGCTGCTCACCCTCCTGGTGCTGGCCGCCTGCTGGGGCCACCCAGCCACCCTGCCGCAGACCTCCACCCTGCTGAAGGAGAGCATCAGGCTGCTGAGCGAGCTCCTGGAGACCAAG GTTTCCTGTGACAAGATGAACgtgacaaatatttttgcaggcaatgag AAAGACAACGATATGGAGATCTTATGCAAAGCCGCCACGGTCGCCTGGGAGGGCCAGAGCTGCCACAGGCACCTGGAGGGCATTTACCTCAACTTGCTGCGTCTGGTCCAAAGGAAGAGTGGGGTCCACAAG GCACCGTGTCCCGTGGCAGCAGGCAACACCACCTCACTGACCGAGTTCCTAGGGGACTTACGCAGAGTCCTCCAACGATTAGTAAAAGGGTAG